One region of Streptomyces capillispiralis genomic DNA includes:
- a CDS encoding polysaccharide pyruvyl transferase family protein, which translates to MSNVLITGITSCESRGVEALARSIIEQLNTKDPREGDNVTVLTQTPVLDTESLAPTGARCVADPFVVSRSWQQMRPQESPAELAERREQLLAQTDLVIATGGDLHTSDYGVSTPYLRALTAAQQRDIPTVMIGQSVGPFDDPADAEAWLAVATRCDLLTVRESVSLDYLVGKLGLPEHRVRLSSDPAFLLPTAASERIASVLRPLGLAPEDPYLCLAPSQGITRFSTLEESQHAAALTRLATSLVRTRKMPVVLVPHCHDSRPHNDDRILAARIAEAAGLPEVMALPGALTASDYKGVLSQAELVISERLHAAIGALSGGAPAIAIGHSHKFNGVLAETYGHTVDVAGIHADVRAFAQDTTVIDQIVNDTDATALRTTLRQRLPLITDRARSDFAQINKLLGA; encoded by the coding sequence GTGTCCAACGTCCTGATCACCGGCATCACCAGCTGTGAGAGCCGCGGCGTCGAGGCCCTGGCCCGCTCCATCATCGAGCAGCTGAATACCAAAGACCCCAGGGAAGGCGACAACGTCACCGTCCTCACCCAAACCCCGGTGCTCGACACGGAATCCCTCGCCCCCACCGGCGCGCGTTGCGTGGCCGACCCGTTCGTCGTCTCCCGCTCCTGGCAGCAGATGCGCCCCCAAGAGAGCCCCGCCGAACTCGCCGAACGCCGCGAACAGCTCCTCGCTCAAACCGATCTGGTCATCGCCACCGGGGGCGACCTGCACACCTCGGACTACGGGGTCTCCACGCCGTACCTCCGAGCCCTCACCGCGGCGCAGCAGCGGGACATCCCGACGGTCATGATCGGCCAGTCCGTCGGCCCCTTCGACGACCCGGCCGATGCCGAGGCATGGCTCGCGGTCGCCACCCGGTGCGATCTCCTCACCGTCCGGGAGAGCGTCTCCCTCGACTACCTCGTGGGCAAGCTCGGCCTTCCCGAACACCGTGTGCGGCTGTCCTCCGACCCCGCCTTCCTGCTGCCGACAGCCGCCAGCGAGCGAATAGCGTCCGTGCTCAGACCGCTGGGACTCGCCCCCGAAGACCCGTACCTCTGCCTCGCCCCCAGCCAGGGCATCACCCGCTTCAGCACACTGGAGGAGTCCCAGCACGCGGCAGCACTGACGCGACTCGCCACCTCCCTCGTCCGCACCCGGAAGATGCCGGTCGTCCTCGTCCCGCACTGCCACGACTCCCGCCCGCACAACGACGACCGGATCCTCGCCGCCCGTATCGCCGAAGCCGCCGGCCTGCCCGAGGTCATGGCGTTGCCCGGCGCGCTGACGGCATCCGACTACAAGGGCGTGCTGTCACAGGCCGAACTCGTCATCTCCGAGCGCCTGCACGCCGCGATCGGCGCGCTGTCCGGCGGCGCCCCGGCGATCGCGATCGGCCACTCGCACAAGTTCAACGGAGTGCTCGCCGAAACCTACGGTCACACAGTCGACGTTGCCGGCATCCACGCGGACGTCCGCGCTTTCGCCCAGGACACCACGGTCATCGACCAGATCGTCAACGACACCGACGCGACCGCGCTCCGCACCACCCTGCGTCAGCGGCTCCCGCTGATCACGGACCGCGCCCGCAGCGACTTCGCTCAGATCAACAAGCTCCTCGGAGCCTGA
- a CDS encoding glycosyltransferase, with protein MTTPRILFAGVFHWNAGSSHMIAEYARVASASGCEVGVSSQLSRLDGTVNGHLPLVDDISWATHLVLVFESRQFLSTQQRELCEAVPRQRRIIVDPDGHWGPYVTAGADDNAGADTIESWHKLYADLSDLILQPRLNELPDGAEFFSYFGMPDIHRLASDLPHSQTLPYELQYVGANWWRWNEMTSLIRAAAAAQPPIQRIRVCGRWWTGAPHPDHLTATTSVSGWMRDHGVEVAPPVPFGHVVSTMSQAAITPVLARPLLARMELLTPRMFETLASGSIPALWPDLGYLSALYGDDVGLFLLDDDPADSLARMVRESIRYRERLATIQRRVHERFNYRAVLAELIRFTR; from the coding sequence ATGACCACACCCCGGATTCTGTTCGCTGGCGTCTTCCACTGGAACGCGGGCTCCAGCCACATGATCGCCGAGTACGCCCGGGTCGCCTCGGCATCCGGATGCGAGGTCGGCGTCTCAAGCCAACTGTCGCGCCTGGACGGCACGGTGAACGGTCACCTGCCGCTCGTGGACGACATCAGCTGGGCCACCCACCTGGTCCTCGTCTTCGAGAGCAGGCAGTTCCTCTCGACCCAGCAGCGTGAACTCTGCGAGGCCGTGCCGCGGCAGCGGCGCATCATCGTGGATCCCGACGGTCACTGGGGCCCGTACGTCACCGCCGGCGCGGACGACAACGCGGGTGCGGACACCATCGAGTCCTGGCACAAGCTGTATGCCGACCTCAGCGATCTGATCCTGCAGCCGCGCCTGAATGAACTTCCCGACGGGGCCGAGTTCTTCAGCTACTTCGGAATGCCAGACATCCACCGGCTCGCCAGCGACCTCCCGCACTCGCAGACACTGCCGTACGAGCTGCAGTACGTCGGCGCGAACTGGTGGCGCTGGAACGAGATGACCAGCCTCATCCGGGCCGCAGCCGCCGCCCAGCCGCCGATCCAACGCATCCGCGTGTGCGGACGCTGGTGGACCGGCGCTCCGCACCCCGACCACCTGACCGCCACCACCAGCGTGTCCGGCTGGATGCGGGATCACGGTGTCGAGGTGGCTCCACCCGTTCCGTTCGGGCACGTGGTCTCCACCATGTCCCAGGCGGCGATCACGCCGGTGCTGGCCCGTCCGCTGCTCGCGCGGATGGAGCTGCTGACCCCCCGCATGTTCGAGACCCTGGCCTCGGGCAGCATCCCCGCGCTCTGGCCGGACCTGGGCTATCTGTCCGCGCTCTATGGCGACGACGTGGGGCTCTTCCTGCTCGACGACGATCCGGCCGACAGCCTCGCCCGGATGGTCCGTGAGTCGATCCGGTACCGCGAGCGGCTGGCGACCATCCAGCGCCGAGTACACGAACGCTTCAACTACCGCGCGGTTCTGGCGGAACTCATCCGGTTCACCCGATGA
- a CDS encoding glycosyltransferase family 2 protein: protein MATITVGTNESRWLEPCFATLLDSDVPRIDLTVWYVDNDSHDGSTAFVKDRFPEVRVIQNESNVGFARANNIGMRAALAEGVDYVFLVNPDTQTPKSLVRDLAEFMETWTDYGVVGPMQYEYEESGSTALGAYNDWSKSALRWGEQHAFAGDWPNHPSPASPPEGRAPNTLEHAYVQGSAFFVRAALLRTVGLLDEVFHTYYEETDLCRRVRWAGWRVALLLDIGIQHFGGGGTAGSSYRRVQMRRNRYYYLLTDIDWRPQPMLRLASRWLRDDLRGRGVGGVTTWWRGTWETAKAVCWLVRRAPLIRARRRAHRRLGSPTGSPAQPQARGAR, encoded by the coding sequence GTGGCCACCATCACCGTGGGCACCAACGAGTCCCGCTGGCTGGAGCCTTGCTTCGCTACGCTCCTGGACAGCGACGTCCCCAGGATCGACCTGACGGTCTGGTACGTCGACAACGACTCCCACGACGGCAGCACGGCCTTCGTCAAGGACCGTTTTCCCGAGGTGCGGGTCATCCAGAACGAGAGCAACGTCGGCTTCGCCCGCGCCAACAACATCGGGATGCGCGCGGCCCTCGCCGAGGGCGTCGACTACGTCTTCCTCGTCAATCCGGACACCCAAACCCCGAAGTCGCTGGTGCGCGACCTGGCCGAGTTCATGGAGACCTGGACCGACTACGGCGTGGTCGGCCCCATGCAGTACGAGTACGAGGAGTCGGGCAGCACCGCTCTGGGCGCGTACAACGACTGGTCGAAGTCCGCTCTGCGCTGGGGCGAGCAGCACGCCTTCGCCGGCGACTGGCCGAACCACCCCTCGCCGGCCAGCCCGCCCGAAGGCCGGGCCCCGAACACCCTGGAGCACGCGTACGTCCAAGGCTCCGCCTTCTTCGTACGTGCCGCGCTGCTGCGCACCGTCGGACTCCTCGACGAGGTCTTCCACACGTACTACGAGGAGACCGATCTGTGCCGCCGCGTCCGCTGGGCCGGATGGCGCGTCGCGCTCCTGCTCGATATCGGCATACAGCACTTCGGCGGTGGAGGAACGGCCGGCAGCAGCTATCGGCGCGTCCAGATGCGCCGCAACCGCTACTACTACCTCCTCACCGACATCGACTGGCGCCCGCAGCCCATGCTGCGACTGGCGTCCCGGTGGCTGAGGGACGATCTGCGTGGACGTGGCGTGGGCGGAGTGACCACCTGGTGGCGCGGGACCTGGGAAACCGCGAAAGCCGTGTGCTGGCTCGTGCGCCGCGCACCTCTGATCCGGGCCCGGCGACGTGCCCACCGCCGGCTCGGCTCGCCGACGGGCAGCCCCGCTCAACCGCAGGCAAGGGGTGCGCGATGA
- a CDS encoding phytanoyl-CoA dioxygenase family protein, with amino-acid sequence MSHRQQLGDGFLQDFRADGYAVLSRKIAGESLEALRTEADALIRRFTQDGFRSEDYWHFTPAGTDAPVLYRIHNLENQGSPAATRLYADDGPLHPMAVAILGGPVRATACAMIVKLPGVAAPVPWHRDRTNVPPHTVCNLSVFLDYSDVGNGCLEFVPGSHLTPDAEEAEALRARGPARALPLSAGDVAVHDVRIAHASRRNTSPRIRRSIVVEFAPAELELP; translated from the coding sequence GTGTCGCACAGGCAGCAGCTCGGCGACGGGTTTCTGCAGGACTTCCGTGCGGACGGCTACGCGGTCTTATCCCGGAAGATCGCGGGAGAGTCCCTCGAAGCCCTCCGCACGGAGGCTGATGCCCTGATCCGGCGCTTCACCCAGGACGGGTTCCGCTCGGAGGACTACTGGCACTTCACACCCGCAGGCACGGACGCACCCGTTCTCTATCGCATCCACAACCTGGAGAACCAGGGATCCCCGGCGGCGACACGCCTCTACGCCGACGACGGCCCGCTGCACCCGATGGCCGTCGCGATCCTCGGCGGGCCCGTACGCGCCACCGCCTGCGCAATGATCGTCAAACTGCCGGGAGTGGCCGCCCCCGTACCCTGGCATCGCGACCGGACCAATGTCCCTCCGCACACCGTGTGCAACCTCAGCGTCTTCCTCGACTACTCCGACGTGGGCAACGGATGCCTCGAGTTCGTCCCGGGCTCCCACCTGACGCCCGACGCGGAAGAGGCCGAGGCGCTCCGGGCGCGGGGCCCGGCCCGCGCCCTCCCGCTCTCGGCCGGTGACGTCGCCGTACACGACGTGCGCATCGCCCACGCCTCACGCCGCAACACCTCTCCGAGGATCCGGCGCAGCATCGTCGTCGAGTTCGCCCCCGCTGAGCTGGAGCTGCCGTGA
- a CDS encoding UDP-glucuronic acid decarboxylase family protein — translation MSTSLRRHGPDSNRAPFRRVVVTGGCGFVGSHLCDLLLDSGVDVVCVDNFLTGTEDNVVHRQLDDRFELMVHDVTDAIPIPGEVDLVLHLASPASPQDYLRLPVQTLRAGSLGTFSALELAREKKARFVLASTSEVYGDPLEHPQRESYWGNVNPVGPRSVYDEAKRFAEAATTAYRAEHGVDTAIVRIFNTFGPRMRAEDGRAVPNFIRQALAGEPLTVTGDGSQTRSLCYVGDTVRGILAVAAGSHPGPVNLGNPAETTVLELAHLVRELTGSAAPVEFVDRPVDDPERRRPDIALAWEQFGWKPETDPRKGLSTTIDWFAAQLNDTAVRER, via the coding sequence ATGAGTACCTCTTTACGGAGGCACGGCCCGGACTCGAACCGGGCCCCCTTCCGCCGCGTGGTCGTCACCGGCGGCTGTGGATTCGTCGGTTCACACCTGTGCGACCTGCTGCTCGACAGCGGTGTCGACGTGGTGTGCGTGGACAACTTCCTTACGGGCACGGAGGACAACGTCGTGCACCGACAGCTGGACGACCGGTTCGAGTTGATGGTCCACGACGTCACCGACGCGATCCCGATACCCGGGGAAGTCGATCTCGTACTCCATCTCGCCTCGCCGGCCTCCCCGCAGGACTACCTGCGTCTGCCGGTCCAGACGCTTCGGGCCGGTTCCCTGGGAACCTTCAGCGCCCTGGAGTTGGCCAGAGAGAAGAAGGCCCGCTTCGTACTCGCCTCCACCTCCGAGGTGTACGGCGACCCGCTGGAGCACCCTCAGCGGGAGTCCTACTGGGGCAACGTCAACCCGGTGGGGCCTCGCAGCGTGTACGACGAGGCGAAGAGGTTCGCGGAGGCGGCGACCACCGCCTACCGCGCCGAGCACGGTGTCGACACCGCGATCGTGCGGATCTTCAACACGTTCGGGCCGCGGATGCGCGCGGAGGACGGGCGAGCGGTACCGAACTTCATCCGCCAGGCGTTGGCGGGCGAGCCACTGACCGTCACTGGCGATGGCTCGCAGACGCGGTCCCTGTGCTACGTCGGCGACACGGTCAGGGGCATCCTCGCCGTCGCCGCAGGCAGCCACCCCGGCCCCGTCAACCTAGGCAATCCCGCCGAGACCACGGTCTTGGAACTCGCACACCTGGTGCGTGAACTGACTGGCTCCGCCGCACCCGTCGAGTTCGTCGACCGCCCGGTCGACGACCCGGAGCGCCGCAGACCGGACATCGCCCTCGCCTGGGAGCAGTTCGGCTGGAAGCCGGAGACCGATCCCCGCAAGGGCCTGAGCACCACCATCGACTGGTTCGCCGCGCAGCTCAACGACACCGCAGTGAGGGAACGATGA
- a CDS encoding GNAT family N-acetyltransferase: MISLREVALTDAPAVRRIYSAASVRYLPRAPLTAENAASWVTDRIAESRATPRMLYCFGIDHADDLVGVIKLRPARTSAALSYILRDDAWGHGYATTAVALVLDFASTTLGLASVDAKHHPDNHASGRVLIKSGFTCTGRSAEAITYMRNLAPGARSAVRMRERLPDGATTARS, from the coding sequence GTGATCTCGCTCCGCGAGGTGGCCCTGACCGACGCACCCGCGGTCCGCCGCATCTACAGCGCCGCTTCCGTGAGGTACCTGCCGCGAGCGCCCCTGACCGCTGAGAACGCCGCCTCTTGGGTGACCGATCGCATCGCCGAAAGTCGTGCGACGCCGCGGATGCTGTACTGCTTCGGCATCGATCACGCTGACGACCTGGTCGGCGTGATCAAGCTACGCCCCGCCCGTACCTCGGCGGCGCTCAGCTACATCCTTCGAGACGACGCATGGGGTCACGGGTACGCCACCACGGCGGTGGCGCTCGTGCTCGACTTCGCCTCCACAACGCTCGGCCTGGCCTCCGTTGACGCCAAGCACCACCCCGACAACCACGCTTCCGGGCGGGTGCTGATCAAGTCCGGGTTCACCTGCACCGGCCGCTCCGCGGAGGCCATCACGTACATGAGGAACCTCGCCCCGGGGGCCAGGAGCGCGGTCCGCATGCGCGAACGCCTGCCGGACGGGGCGACGACAGCACGCTCATAA